The bacterium DNA window ACTGTTGAAGTGACTGATTATATTTCATTGGGGGAGGCTTGTATGAATAGATTGGGAATCGTTGCAATTGCATTGATTCTGATCGCAGTTATCTCGGCGGGATGCGCGAAAAAGCAAACCTATATTGCTCCGGGCGGCAAAGTGACCGTAAGTGAGAAGCAGGGAAAAGCAAAAAAGGTTGAGGTTCAGACAGCCGACGGTAAAGCGACCATTGAAGTCGCTAAAAAGAAAATCACTGAAAAAGAGCTTGGAGTGCCCGTGTATACCGGTGCAAAGGTTGAGACTGCCGGCAGCTATGAAGGCAGCAATAAGGGCCAGAGTGAAAAAATGCACAATTGTATGCTGACGACTTCGGACGACTTTGAAAAAGTCTATGAGTTCTATAAATCGAATCTCAAGAATGTAAAGAACTCATTCAACCAGAACACCGACGGCAACAAAATGGCTGTATTCTCAGTTGCCGGCGATAATGGCGAAGAGATCGCAGTCAATATTTCGACAGACAAAGAAAAGAAGATTACCAGAATTCAAGTCGTGAGAGTTCAGAAATAATAGTTGAGGTCGATTGGAAGTCGCCGTATATGTAGGGTCGGGGAGAGATTCCCCGACCCATCAATTTACCTGAAATATAAAATATAAAATCCCAAATACTAAATTGCTCAGGCTCCTAGTCCTGCGCCGGAGCGGAAACCGCGCTCTTTGCTCACTTTCGCCCAGTAGCCGCTTGCACGGAATGCTTCAAGCGGGTTCGGGTCCAGACCCATCTCCTCACGAACGACCTTCAGCAGCGGCTCGATATCCGTATTGAAAGCATCCTGCATGCATGACTCAGCAGTCACAACATCCTGGCCGATCTGCGCATCATAGAGCTTCTTGCGGTCTATGCACATGGCCTTGGCATAGGCGCTCTGGATATGCATGATCGTCTGGATCATGGCGTCGATCTTGGCTTTGGTGACGTGCGCCTGGTCGACCATATAGGCAACCGGCGGATTGTTGTTCGGATTATCCTCAGCCTTGACCAACTCGTTGTAGATCAGGAAGAGTTCATACGGGTTGATCGAGCCGACAGTCAGGTCGTCATCGGCGTATTTGTGGTTGTTGAAGTGGAAGCCGCCCAGCCGCTGCTCATCGATCAGGAAGGAGACCAGGTGCTCTATGTTCTGGCCGATGAAATGGTGACCGAGGTCTACCAGCACATGTGCGTTGGGGCCGCACTTGTTGGCGAAAGAATAGCTCATGCCCCAGTCGCCGAAGTCGGTGTGATAGAACGCAGGCTCGAAAGGCTTATACTCTATGAGCATACGCATATTGGCCGGCATGGCGTTGTATACTTCTTTGAGACATTCTTCGGCATAACGCTTTCTGCGGCGGAAGTCGCCCTGGCCGGGATAATCGGTGCCGTCGGCGAACCACAATGAGAGCACGTCGGAACCGAGCTTCTTGCCTATCTCGATCGAGTCGATCATATGCTTGACGGCCTTCTTGCGCACAGCCGGGTCCTCATTGGTGACCGAACCAAAAAAGTAGTCTCGATCCTGGAAAACATTGGGGTTGATCGCGCCTATTTGCACACCCAATGACTTGGCATATGCGGCGAGTTTGTCGGCATCCTGCAGGCCATTGGGAAAGTCCCAGAGGACATGGACTGCCACTGTCGGGGCTATGCCTGTAAACTTATTCACCTGAGCTGCGTCGGCGATCTTCTCTTCGATGGTGACTGCCGAGCCGGGCTGTTTATATGGTCCGAACCTTGTGCCGGAATCGGCAAAACCCCAGCTCGGGGTCTCTATCTTCTGCGATTTGAGTTTCGATTTGACTTTATCAACGTCGACGCCTCGCGCGGCGAGCTTGTCGACTAATAGGTTATATTCGGCTTTGTAGTTGTCGGCCATCTTGATATTCCTTTCAACAATGGTAAGTCACTCTATGACTGCTTAGGCATTCGTGGGATTCTTCCTTCTTATGGATGGGGCAGCGCTGACCGAGTCTTTTGGGCAAGCGATTTGAAATTGAGCAGCTGTTTTCGCATCATTATGAGATCCCCCCATAACAGAAACTTGTGCGACAAACGACCCAGAGGATCATCTGTAAAGTTGCAATACCCCTTTACCAGTAATCTGCAATTCGCATCGGACCGGGGAACGATCATGTAGGTGACGACCATATCCAGGAGCCTCATGTATTCCATTTTGCGTGGGATTGCGCGCACAGTGATACTCCGATCGCGCTCGAAATCGATTACCTCGAACATTTCCTGT harbors:
- the rhaI gene encoding L-rhamnose isomerase, which translates into the protein MADNYKAEYNLLVDKLAARGVDVDKVKSKLKSQKIETPSWGFADSGTRFGPYKQPGSAVTIEEKIADAAQVNKFTGIAPTVAVHVLWDFPNGLQDADKLAAYAKSLGVQIGAINPNVFQDRDYFFGSVTNEDPAVRKKAVKHMIDSIEIGKKLGSDVLSLWFADGTDYPGQGDFRRRKRYAEECLKEVYNAMPANMRMLIEYKPFEPAFYHTDFGDWGMSYSFANKCGPNAHVLVDLGHHFIGQNIEHLVSFLIDEQRLGGFHFNNHKYADDDLTVGSINPYELFLIYNELVKAEDNPNNNPPVAYMVDQAHVTKAKIDAMIQTIMHIQSAYAKAMCIDRKKLYDAQIGQDVVTAESCMQDAFNTDIEPLLKVVREEMGLDPNPLEAFRASGYWAKVSKERGFRSGAGLGA